A single window of Sulfitobacter sp. JL08 DNA harbors:
- a CDS encoding ABC transporter substrate-binding protein, which produces MLAALGITGAAAQADAPQRVVSVNLCTDQLALDLAAPGQLVSVSRLAHDPKSSARVEKALALPTNGSGAEEVFLLNPDLVLAGTFTDPATVSMLRDLGIPVVLFAPAQSLSDVPDRIAQMGRALGREAEADRMIAAFKADLSALQDAPADRPRAALYYVNSYTSGDKSLAGDILNVAGFENAATQAGISTIGTLPLEQLILLAPDIIIQGRDYPGQSRSEDNFNHPALHALTGTVMAGELTDRDWICGTPQVLNAIRAMRDLRIRIGGTQ; this is translated from the coding sequence TTGCTGGCTGCGCTGGGGATCACCGGCGCAGCGGCACAGGCCGATGCCCCGCAGCGGGTGGTATCGGTCAACCTGTGCACGGATCAGCTTGCGCTGGATCTGGCGGCACCGGGGCAACTGGTTTCGGTTTCACGTCTGGCGCATGATCCCAAAAGTTCGGCACGTGTGGAAAAGGCGCTGGCCCTGCCCACCAACGGATCAGGCGCGGAAGAGGTGTTTCTGCTGAACCCTGATCTGGTTCTGGCCGGCACGTTCACCGACCCTGCCACCGTTTCCATGCTGCGTGATCTGGGCATACCCGTTGTTTTGTTCGCCCCCGCGCAATCCCTTTCGGACGTGCCCGACAGGATCGCCCAGATGGGCCGCGCACTGGGACGCGAAGCAGAGGCGGACAGGATGATTGCTGCCTTCAAGGCCGATCTTTCGGCCTTGCAAGACGCCCCTGCCGATCGCCCGCGCGCCGCGCTTTATTATGTGAACAGCTATACGTCGGGCGACAAATCGCTGGCGGGGGATATTCTGAATGTGGCCGGTTTTGAAAATGCGGCCACGCAGGCCGGTATTTCCACAATCGGAACGCTTCCGCTTGAACAATTGATCCTTCTGGCCCCCGATATCATCATTCAGGGCCGTGATTATCCCGGTCAGTCCCGATCCGAGGACAATTTCAACCATCCCGCGCTGCACGCCCTGACAGGCACCGTCATGGCCGGCGAATTGACCGACCGCGACTGGATTTGTGGCACGCCCCAGGTGCTGAATGCGATCCGCGCCATGCGCGATCTGCGCATCCGGATCGGGGGCACGCAATGA
- a CDS encoding NAD(P)/FAD-dependent oxidoreductase has product MTNWQTPKATSYDVVIVGGAMYGSSVAWFLASNPDFDGRILVVERDPSYEFTSTSHTNSCIRQQFSREINVRVSQFGVEFIKNFRHFMGDDPRVPDITLHSFGYMYLADTTEFANTLREAQHLQAACGAGTKHMTRDEIARDYPFYQLDDIIAANHNLIDEGYFDGNTMFDWWKRSAREKGVEYLTNEVVAMSLNATGTQVDSVTLASGDVVTCGTVINASGPRAVRTSRMARIELPVEPRKRYTFIFAAETPLDRDLPLTIDPSGVHMRTDGAYYMAGCPPDEDFAVDYDDFTMDHSIWENKVWPAVANRVPQFEAIKLVNSWVGHYAYNTLDQNAIIGPHTKVRNFVFVNGFSGHGFQQSPAMGRGTAERIIYGEYRTLDLTPFQYDRIEKGEPFDEKAVI; this is encoded by the coding sequence ATGACCAACTGGCAGACGCCCAAGGCCACATCTTATGACGTGGTGATCGTGGGTGGTGCGATGTACGGATCGTCGGTGGCGTGGTTCCTGGCCAGCAACCCCGATTTTGACGGCCGTATTCTGGTGGTTGAGCGCGACCCCAGCTATGAATTCACCTCGACCTCGCACACCAACAGTTGCATCCGCCAGCAATTCAGCCGCGAGATCAACGTGCGGGTGTCGCAGTTCGGGGTCGAATTCATCAAGAATTTCCGCCACTTCATGGGCGATGACCCGCGCGTGCCGGATATTACGCTGCACAGTTTCGGATACATGTATCTGGCTGACACCACAGAATTTGCCAACACCCTTCGCGAAGCGCAACACTTGCAGGCCGCCTGCGGCGCGGGCACGAAACACATGACCCGTGATGAAATTGCGCGCGATTATCCGTTCTATCAGCTGGACGACATCATTGCTGCCAATCACAACCTGATCGACGAAGGTTATTTCGACGGCAATACCATGTTTGACTGGTGGAAACGGTCGGCGCGGGAAAAGGGCGTGGAATACCTGACCAACGAAGTGGTCGCGATGAGCCTGAACGCGACCGGCACGCAAGTGGACAGCGTCACGCTGGCTTCGGGGGATGTGGTGACGTGCGGAACCGTGATCAACGCATCCGGCCCGCGTGCGGTGCGCACATCGCGCATGGCACGCATCGAATTGCCGGTTGAACCGCGCAAACGCTATACGTTCATCTTTGCTGCCGAAACGCCGCTTGACCGTGATCTGCCGCTGACCATTGACCCCAGCGGCGTACACATGCGCACCGACGGGGCCTATTACATGGCCGGATGTCCACCGGATGAAGATTTCGCCGTGGATTACGACGATTTCACGATGGATCACAGCATCTGGGAGAACAAGGTCTGGCCCGCAGTCGCCAACCGCGTGCCCCAGTTCGAGGCGATCAAGCTGGTCAATTCCTGGGTCGGGCATTACGCCTATAACACGCTCGATCAGAACGCGATCATCGGGCCGCACACCAAGGTGCGCAACTTTGTCTTCGTCAACGGATTTTCCGGCCACGGGTTTCAGCAATCGCCTGCGATGGGGCGTGGCACGGCAGAACGGATCATTTATGGTGAATATCGCACGCTTGATTTGACACCGTTCCAGTATGACCGCATCGAAAAGGGCGAACCCTTTGACGAAAAGGCCGTGATATGA
- a CDS encoding NAD-dependent epimerase/dehydratase family protein, with the protein MKKIVLTGAAGKLGGFLRKSLSGMADTLVSTDLADDVGTLFSGETYVKADLADLGEMNKLLQDADMVVHFGAIGDEAPFDDILSSNIVGAYNIWEAAYRNKVRRVVYASSIHAVGMYPKTEFIGTDVPHRPDTFYGLSKCFAEDLGRLYWEKRGVESVCMRILSCNPGVTNARAVGSWLSYEDLAHLVERAIDTPVTGFTVVYGVSDNDRAPVDNTLANYLGYRPRDNGEAFAKKVFAADPPMDPQNPSDMCQGGPFAVVPLGESGVAMMKLKE; encoded by the coding sequence ATGAAAAAGATTGTTCTGACAGGCGCTGCCGGAAAACTTGGCGGGTTTCTGCGAAAATCCCTATCGGGCATGGCCGACACGCTGGTCTCAACCGATCTGGCCGATGACGTGGGCACGCTGTTTTCCGGTGAAACCTATGTAAAGGCCGATCTTGCCGATCTGGGAGAGATGAACAAGCTTCTTCAAGACGCTGATATGGTTGTGCATTTTGGCGCTATCGGGGATGAGGCGCCGTTTGACGACATTCTAAGCTCCAACATCGTGGGGGCCTATAATATCTGGGAGGCCGCCTATCGCAACAAGGTGCGCCGTGTCGTTTATGCCAGTTCGATCCACGCGGTGGGCATGTATCCGAAAACCGAATTTATCGGCACCGACGTGCCCCACCGCCCCGATACGTTCTACGGGCTGTCCAAATGTTTCGCCGAAGATCTGGGGCGGCTTTACTGGGAAAAACGCGGGGTAGAATCCGTGTGCATGCGCATTCTGTCCTGCAATCCCGGCGTGACCAATGCGCGCGCCGTGGGATCGTGGCTGTCTTACGAGGATCTGGCCCATCTGGTGGAACGCGCGATTGATACACCTGTCACCGGCTTTACGGTTGTTTACGGCGTGTCCGACAATGATCGCGCTCCGGTGGACAATACGCTGGCCAACTATCTGGGCTACCGTCCCCGCGACAATGGCGAGGCTTTCGCGAAAAAAGTCTTTGCCGCCGATCCGCCGATGGATCCGCAGAACCCCAGCGATATGTGTCAGGGTGGCCCGTTTGCCGTTGTGCCACTAGGCGAAAGCGGTGTGGCGATGATGAAGCTGAAAGAGTGA
- a CDS encoding YbaY family lipoprotein, with product MMTALKTLCLSLMLSCPVFAHAETVTGSATYLQRMMLPPGATLEVTLEDVTRADAPADVIATYTAENLGAPPYAFTLEYDPAEIQDRMSYNVRASIRHDGRLMMTTMDAYPVLTRGAGSEVEVILKKVSQPQEVDADLVNTYWKILTIGDMQMEVAEGRREPHMILRGGDAVGYSATVGCNQINGGYELDGETLRLNPGMSTMMACLPPLDIAEAALKTALPQVARWQVDGQNLTLEDAAGTALMTLVAVYLQ from the coding sequence ATGATGACTGCCCTGAAAACGTTGTGCCTTTCCCTGATGCTGTCCTGCCCGGTTTTTGCCCACGCGGAAACTGTGACGGGTTCGGCCACATATTTGCAGCGTATGATGCTGCCACCGGGGGCCACGCTTGAGGTGACACTGGAAGATGTCACCCGCGCCGATGCGCCGGCTGACGTGATCGCGACCTACACAGCCGAAAATCTGGGTGCGCCGCCTTACGCATTCACACTGGAATACGATCCCGCAGAGATCCAAGATCGTATGTCTTACAATGTACGCGCGTCGATCCGCCACGACGGGCGCCTGATGATGACAACGATGGATGCCTATCCTGTGCTGACCCGCGGGGCCGGTTCCGAGGTCGAGGTGATCCTGAAAAAAGTATCCCAACCCCAAGAAGTCGATGCCGATCTGGTCAATACCTACTGGAAAATCCTGACAATCGGCGACATGCAGATGGAAGTGGCCGAAGGCCGGCGCGAACCGCATATGATCCTGCGTGGCGGCGATGCGGTCGGCTATAGTGCCACAGTCGGGTGCAACCAGATCAATGGCGGGTACGAACTGGACGGCGAAACTCTGCGCCTGAACCCCGGCATGTCGACAATGATGGCCTGCCTGCCGCCTCTGGACATTGCCGAAGCCGCGTTGAAAACCGCTCTGCCGCAGGTTGCGCGCTGGCAGGTTGACGGCCAGAATCTGACGCTAGAGGATGCCGCCGGCACAGCGTTGATGACGCTGGTTGCCGTCTATTTGCAGTGA
- a CDS encoding HpcH/HpaI aldolase family protein gives MKLAPNPFTHAIRSEQKQIGLWISLANPFAAEVVAPSGFDWVLLDMEHSPSEFTSILGQLQVFAAYPTTAIVRPDWNDPVKVKRLLDMGAPGLLFPMVQDVQQAQQAVAATRYPPRGIRGVGGTTRGNKFGRIGDYFSGIENETTVIVQVETLSALQQAEAIGAVDGVNGVFFGPADIAADMGLLGQHMSPPVWEAIWPVARKLIAQGVPVGTLVSDAGFARQLLADGFTFVACGSDIGLLGKGADALLAQVKDETP, from the coding sequence ATGAAGCTGGCACCCAACCCGTTTACCCACGCGATCCGGTCCGAGCAGAAACAGATCGGGCTGTGGATCAGCCTGGCCAACCCGTTTGCCGCCGAAGTGGTTGCCCCGTCGGGATTTGACTGGGTTCTGCTGGACATGGAACATTCGCCTTCTGAATTCACGTCAATCCTTGGCCAGTTGCAGGTGTTTGCCGCCTATCCCACCACGGCCATCGTGCGCCCCGACTGGAACGATCCGGTCAAGGTCAAACGGCTGCTTGATATGGGCGCGCCCGGCCTGTTGTTTCCGATGGTGCAGGATGTGCAACAGGCCCAACAGGCGGTGGCGGCCACACGCTATCCGCCGCGCGGCATCCGCGGGGTTGGTGGCACCACACGCGGTAACAAGTTCGGCCGCATCGGTGATTATTTCAGCGGAATCGAAAACGAAACAACTGTGATCGTGCAGGTTGAAACACTGTCGGCCCTGCAACAGGCCGAAGCGATCGGCGCGGTTGACGGCGTGAACGGCGTCTTTTTCGGCCCCGCCGACATTGCCGCCGATATGGGCCTTCTGGGCCAGCACATGTCCCCGCCCGTGTGGGAGGCGATCTGGCCCGTGGCCCGCAAACTGATTGCGCAGGGCGTGCCGGTGGGCACGCTGGTTTCAGACGCGGGGTTTGCCCGTCAGTTGCTGGCTGACGGGTTTACCTTTGTGGCATGCGGCAGCGATATCGGTCTGCTGGGCAAAGGTGCGGATGCCTTGCTGGCGCAGGTCAAAGACGAAACGCCCTGA
- a CDS encoding TonB-dependent receptor plug domain-containing protein, which yields MKHLLATASILAVIAAQPALADDVFDLGEVTVFANQSPTELDRSGSSVEIVTQEELDSAPKTRVADYLSTLPGITSSANGGLGKSTSLRIRGLSDRYVSVRINGIDVSDPSSVQTSYNWGGLTTAGISRIEVLKGSQSALYGSEAIAGAINITTLRATEPGTTYSVGVEVGSFNTVRGDISIASKAERGDIALTISRVESDGFSAADENDGNTEKDGYEGTIALLSGGYEATDQLRLGFDIIYQNEDTNIDAFGGPGGDADRPFYTDRIGGRVYAEFDGGAIDHELALSYFETERSDPLTPFGSPSFVGDRTELLYTGRAFIGGTGLVFGGSYSEETADFGTGTASYEIFSLFGEAQFELSDTLDLATSFRVDDHSEYGTKPTARAALAWRPAAGTVVRASMGTGFRAPSLNELFGPFNFGPTNPDLEPEESRSAELGIEQTLNGGAVLRATAFYTEIDNLISYPVNQYEQIPGTSVSKGVELAADVPLSAGINLFANYTYTDARDQNDARLSRVPYHDFVLGLNAQIGERMNGVITLNRVVDRLDGFPAGPVPDYTLVNAGLSYSLTDAATAYVRIENLLDEEYQTSSGFGTSDRAFYFGVRATF from the coding sequence TTGAAACACTTACTGGCAACTGCCTCGATCCTAGCCGTTATTGCCGCGCAACCCGCGCTGGCCGACGACGTCTTTGATCTGGGCGAAGTCACGGTTTTCGCGAACCAGTCCCCGACAGAGCTTGACCGCTCTGGTTCGAGCGTTGAAATCGTAACACAAGAGGAACTGGACAGCGCCCCGAAAACCCGTGTGGCCGATTATTTGAGCACCCTGCCCGGCATCACGTCCAGCGCGAATGGCGGACTGGGCAAAAGCACATCCTTGCGTATTCGCGGGCTAAGCGATCGCTATGTTTCGGTGCGTATCAACGGCATCGATGTCAGCGATCCATCCTCGGTTCAGACATCCTATAACTGGGGCGGACTGACGACAGCGGGCATTTCGCGCATCGAGGTGTTGAAAGGATCACAATCCGCGCTTTACGGATCCGAAGCGATTGCGGGCGCGATCAACATCACCACCCTGCGCGCCACCGAACCGGGCACAACCTATTCCGTCGGCGTCGAGGTCGGCAGCTTCAACACCGTGCGCGGCGACATTTCGATCGCCAGCAAGGCCGAACGCGGCGATATCGCGCTGACCATTTCGCGAGTCGAAAGTGATGGGTTTTCAGCAGCCGACGAAAATGACGGCAATACCGAAAAGGACGGCTATGAAGGGACCATCGCGCTGTTGTCCGGCGGCTATGAGGCCACGGACCAGTTGCGCCTGGGATTTGACATCATCTATCAGAATGAAGACACCAACATCGATGCGTTCGGCGGACCGGGAGGCGACGCGGATCGCCCGTTCTACACCGACCGGATCGGCGGGCGCGTCTATGCTGAATTTGACGGCGGCGCGATCGACCACGAACTGGCGCTCAGCTATTTCGAAACCGAACGGTCCGATCCGCTGACCCCGTTCGGCAGCCCGAGTTTTGTCGGCGACCGCACCGAACTGCTTTATACCGGCCGTGCCTTTATCGGCGGTACCGGACTGGTGTTCGGGGGCAGTTATTCCGAAGAAACTGCGGATTTCGGCACCGGCACCGCATCATACGAGATTTTTTCGCTGTTCGGAGAGGCGCAGTTTGAGCTGAGCGACACGCTGGATCTGGCCACGTCTTTCCGTGTCGATGATCATTCCGAATACGGCACCAAACCCACGGCGCGCGCCGCGCTGGCGTGGCGCCCTGCTGCGGGCACAGTTGTGCGTGCGTCCATGGGCACCGGGTTTCGCGCGCCATCGCTGAACGAATTGTTCGGCCCGTTCAATTTCGGCCCGACAAATCCCGATCTGGAACCCGAAGAAAGCCGCAGTGCCGAACTGGGTATTGAGCAAACGCTGAATGGTGGCGCGGTTCTGCGGGCGACAGCATTCTATACGGAAATCGACAATTTGATTTCCTATCCGGTGAACCAGTACGAACAAATCCCCGGCACATCGGTGTCAAAGGGCGTGGAACTGGCGGCCGATGTCCCGCTAAGCGCGGGCATAAACCTGTTTGCCAACTATACCTATACCGATGCGCGCGATCAGAACGATGCGCGGCTTAGCCGCGTTCCCTATCATGATTTCGTGCTGGGACTGAACGCGCAAATCGGCGAACGGATGAACGGCGTGATTACCCTGAACCGCGTCGTTGACCGTCTGGACGGGTTTCCCGCAGGTCCGGTGCCGGATTACACACTGGTCAATGCTGGCCTGTCCTATAGCCTGACGGATGCCGCCACCGCCTATGTGCGTATCGAAAACCTGTTGGACGAAGAATACCAGACCTCGTCCGGCTTTGGCACATCCGATCGCGCCTTTTATTTTGGTGTCCGTGCCACGTTTTAG
- a CDS encoding DUF2312 domain-containing protein, translating to MNDSVTDASYRVTADELRQFIERIERLEAEKKDLADAQKEVMAEAKGRGYDTKVMRKVIALRKRDANDIAEEEAVLEMYKEALGMN from the coding sequence ATGAACGATTCCGTCACCGATGCCAGCTATCGCGTCACCGCAGACGAACTGCGCCAGTTCATCGAACGGATCGAACGTCTGGAAGCCGAGAAAAAAGATCTGGCCGATGCGCAAAAAGAAGTGATGGCCGAAGCCAAGGGCCGTGGTTACGACACCAAGGTCATGCGCAAGGTGATCGCCCTGCGCAAGCGCGACGCCAATGACATTGCCGAGGAAGAAGCGGTTCTTGAGATGTACAAGGAAGCGCTTGGAATGAACTGA
- a CDS encoding tetratricopeptide repeat-containing sulfotransferase family protein: MAHKTPSVADTLKAANTALKAGDPQRAATLYQSVLQRFPGNAKAQAGLKKIGPVGTAPKPSLFAMPQSPQKTIASLGQLSDIEDPIEAAKRAMRGMPAMEKTNDLMAATSGSYKSQLRVKNPEDEFEGKSAEELVQMAHNALNSAQPNKAVRLFSRLHELAPESCDFLNNLGLALRAAGRPEDALETYNKALAIDPEYLQAHCNKGLVYTDQEDYDSAMAAFEAAFTIDPDFALARRNLGLLYMQRGMMAEAEGCFVKAIEADPELGTTYLDISTARKFKEGDPLIPQMVDVLKKKSQSDGEKIPMNFALGKVFADIGDTDNAFRYLSEGNALVKKMRNYDIATDRLRFELIRLQFKAAKPLELTPAEASEHSVKPIFIVGMPRTGSTLIEQVLSSHSKVHGGGELGFLNPTINAILRKAALTPEQGYDKALLQRIRNSYLKKAEGLAAPSEYMTDKNLMNFRFIGYILASMPEAVVIDLQRDPMATCWSMFKHRFLGSGLSFTFDLDDIAEYYKMYKDMMAFWHRKYPGRIVSVNYDAFTRDQDGETRKLLDNCGLEFEQGCIDFHKNKRAVKTASIIQVRKKVYKGSNEEWRKYERFLEPLKEKLGV; this comes from the coding sequence ATGGCACATAAAACACCCAGCGTCGCGGATACGTTAAAGGCGGCGAATACCGCACTGAAGGCGGGCGATCCGCAGCGGGCAGCCACACTTTACCAGTCGGTTTTGCAGCGCTTTCCGGGCAATGCCAAGGCGCAGGCCGGTTTGAAAAAGATCGGGCCCGTTGGCACGGCCCCCAAGCCGTCCTTGTTCGCGATGCCACAATCGCCGCAAAAAACAATCGCGTCACTGGGGCAGTTGTCTGACATCGAAGACCCGATCGAAGCCGCCAAACGCGCGATGCGCGGTATGCCGGCGATGGAAAAAACCAATGATCTGATGGCCGCGACCAGCGGATCTTACAAAAGCCAGCTGCGTGTCAAGAATCCCGAAGACGAGTTTGAGGGAAAGTCGGCCGAGGAATTGGTGCAAATGGCGCATAACGCGCTGAATTCGGCCCAGCCCAACAAGGCGGTCAGGTTGTTTTCACGTCTGCACGAACTTGCCCCGGAAAGCTGCGATTTCCTGAACAATCTTGGCTTGGCACTGCGGGCCGCCGGCCGTCCCGAAGATGCGCTTGAGACCTATAACAAAGCGCTTGCGATCGATCCGGAATACTTGCAGGCCCACTGCAACAAGGGCCTCGTTTACACGGATCAGGAAGATTACGACAGCGCCATGGCCGCCTTCGAAGCCGCGTTCACGATTGATCCGGACTTTGCGCTGGCACGGCGTAATCTTGGGTTGCTTTACATGCAGCGGGGGATGATGGCCGAGGCCGAAGGTTGCTTTGTCAAAGCCATCGAAGCCGATCCCGAACTGGGCACGACCTATCTTGACATCAGCACAGCGCGCAAATTCAAGGAAGGTGATCCGCTGATCCCGCAAATGGTCGATGTTCTGAAAAAGAAGAGCCAGAGCGACGGCGAGAAGATTCCGATGAATTTTGCCCTTGGCAAGGTGTTTGCCGATATCGGCGACACCGACAACGCATTCCGGTATCTTTCGGAAGGCAACGCATTGGTCAAGAAAATGCGCAACTATGATATCGCCACCGACAGGCTGCGGTTCGAATTGATCCGGTTGCAGTTCAAGGCCGCTAAACCGTTGGAGCTGACCCCGGCAGAGGCATCCGAACACTCGGTCAAGCCGATCTTTATCGTGGGGATGCCGCGCACCGGCAGCACACTGATCGAACAGGTTCTGTCCAGCCATTCCAAAGTCCACGGCGGAGGAGAATTGGGTTTTCTGAACCCGACGATCAACGCGATACTTCGCAAGGCCGCCCTGACACCGGAACAGGGCTATGACAAGGCGTTGCTGCAAAGGATTCGCAACAGCTATCTCAAGAAAGCCGAAGGTCTGGCCGCGCCTTCCGAATACATGACCGACAAGAACCTGATGAATTTCCGGTTTATCGGCTACATTCTGGCATCCATGCCCGAGGCGGTGGTGATCGATTTGCAGCGGGATCCGATGGCAACCTGCTGGTCCATGTTCAAACACCGTTTTCTTGGGTCTGGATTGTCCTTTACCTTTGATCTGGATGACATCGCCGAATACTACAAGATGTACAAAGATATGATGGCATTCTGGCACCGCAAATATCCGGGCCGGATTGTTTCAGTGAATTATGATGCCTTCACCCGCGATCAGGACGGCGAGACCCGTAAACTGCTGGATAATTGCGGGTTGGAGTTTGAACAGGGCTGCATCGACTTTCACAAGAACAAGCGCGCGGTCAAAACCGCGAGCATCATTCAGGTCCGCAAGAAAGTCTACAAGGGCAGCAACGAGGAATGGCGCAAATACGAGCGGTTCCTGGAGCCTTTGAAAGAAAAACTGGGCGTCTGA
- a CDS encoding FecCD family ABC transporter permease yields MKLAIVLILVCAVLFVLSLVTGYSVAPPMSGLRALVVDDGTPLSVVMREIRLPRALLAVMVGASLGLAGAAMQGYLRNPLAEPGLIGVSASAGLGAVLAIQSGAALAFALALPLAALSMAMLAVGLILALAGPRGSSITLILAGIAISALASALTSLVLNLSPNPFAAAEIVFWMLGSLADRSFDHVWLALPFMAAGWLLLISLGRGLDALTLGEDAAEAMGIRLPRVRLALVVGTAASVGAATAVAGAIGFVGLVVPHLLRPFVGARPSRLLWASALGGAAMVLAADIAVRVVFPERDLKLGVLMALVGAPLFLHLIYKTRAETA; encoded by the coding sequence ATGAAACTGGCGATTGTTCTGATACTGGTCTGTGCGGTTTTGTTCGTGCTGTCGCTGGTCACCGGGTATTCTGTTGCCCCGCCGATGTCCGGCCTGCGGGCGCTGGTGGTTGATGATGGCACCCCGCTTAGTGTTGTGATGCGTGAAATCCGCCTGCCCCGCGCGTTGCTTGCGGTGATGGTAGGGGCGTCGCTGGGCCTTGCCGGGGCGGCGATGCAGGGTTACTTGCGCAACCCGCTGGCGGAACCCGGGCTGATCGGCGTGTCGGCTTCGGCCGGATTGGGGGCGGTTCTGGCGATCCAGTCGGGGGCGGCGCTGGCCTTTGCCCTGGCGCTGCCGCTGGCCGCGTTAAGCATGGCGATGCTGGCCGTGGGCCTGATCCTTGCGCTGGCTGGGCCGCGCGGGTCGTCCATCACGCTTATTCTGGCGGGCATTGCGATTTCGGCGCTGGCTTCGGCGCTGACATCGCTGGTGTTGAACCTGTCGCCCAACCCGTTTGCCGCCGCCGAAATCGTGTTCTGGATGCTGGGATCACTGGCAGACCGGTCGTTTGATCACGTCTGGCTGGCGCTGCCGTTCATGGCGGCGGGCTGGCTGTTGCTGATCAGTCTTGGTCGCGGTCTCGATGCGCTGACACTGGGCGAAGATGCCGCCGAAGCGATGGGCATCCGCCTGCCGCGCGTACGCCTTGCGCTTGTCGTGGGCACGGCGGCAAGTGTCGGGGCGGCCACCGCTGTGGCAGGGGCGATCGGCTTTGTCGGGCTGGTCGTACCGCACCTTTTGCGCCCATTTGTCGGCGCGCGCCCGTCGCGCCTGTTATGGGCCTCGGCGCTTGGCGGTGCGGCCATGGTTCTGGCCGCGGATATTGCCGTGCGTGTGGTGTTTCCCGAACGCGATCTGAAACTGGGTGTGCTGATGGCGCTGGTGGGTGCGCCGCTGTTCCTGCACCTGATCTACAAGACACGGGCGGAAACCGCATGA